GGATAAACTCTGTATATACCTCTAGAGGAATATATGCAAATCTATCTAGTTTATATGTTGGATGTATCCTCCCAACTATATTAACCTTATATCCACAGTATGGACAGCTCATATCATCTCTCAAATTAACCTCCACTATATCGAACCCCATTCTTCTTATCAATAGCTTTCCACATCTTGGGCAATAGGTATTTTCAAGTTCATGGCCAGGAACATTACCTAGATATACATAGTGAAGACCCTCCTCCTTAGCTATAGCAGCATGTTTCTCTAAAACTTTTACAGATGTTGATGGAATATCGAGTAGCTTGTAATCTGGGTGAAATCTTAGGAAGTGTATAGGTGTTTCAGGACCTAGATTCTCAACAACCCATCTAGCTAATTTTCTTGCCTTCTCAAGATCATCTCCATATCTTGGTATAACTAGATCTGTAATCTCTACATATACACCCCTCCTCTTAAGCTCTACAATAGCCTGAAATACAGGTTCTATATCTGGAACTAGAGAGAGTTTTCTTGCAACATCTCTATCCCCATGGCCCTTCAGATCAACTGTAGCTGCATCCATAAACTTTACCACTAGATCTATAGTTTCATCAGTCATATATCCATTTGTAACCATAGTGTTAAATAGCCCCTCCTTCCTAGCTAGAATACCTACATCATATGCATACTCTATAAATACCACAGGCTCGTTATATGTATATGTAATTCCCTGAGCACCATAAGCAGTAGCAAGCTTTACAGCTAGCTCAGGCTCTAGCTTCCATCCAGCAATAACCCTCCTCTGACTAATATCCCAATTCTGACAAAATACACAGCCCCAGCTACAGCCAGTTGTAGACATTGAGAACACCATTGAACCTGGATTAAATTGATATAGAGGCTTCTTCTCTATAGGATCAATAGCAACAGCTATTGCAAGTCCATGGGAAACTAGATAGAGCTTCCCATCAAAATTCCATCTAATACCACAAAAACCATATTGATTATCTAAAAGCTTACATCTCCTAGGACAAGCACTACATTCCACAAGTTTCTTAGACTCATCAATAACTCTATATAGCATAGCTTCCTTAGGCATTGAAAGCACCTTACCAATAATAATTGCTTAAACCAGTAATAAATCATCATAATTCTCATTAGAGATATACCCTAGAATCTAAGACAATATATCCTAATCCCCTCAGACTCATTAACACCACAAATACTCATATCCCAACTTCTCTTATTCTAGTGAATATCTGTCTTCAGAGATTAGAACTCCATTATCAATATAAATAGTTCTATCTATGTCGAGTCTCTCAATAGATTCATATAGATGTGTTGCTATCACTATTCCTCTCCCCTTTAATTTATAGCTATTTAGAATCTCTATCACTCTATTCCTCTTCTCCCTATCTAGATTCGTAAATGGTTCATCAATAAACATCATCTCTGGTTCTAATACCAATGCTCTTCCAATAGCTATAAGCTGTTTCTGACCCATTGACAAGTTCTTTGCCTTCTCCTGTAAAAGACTCTTTATCCCTAGCAGCTCAGCTATATCATTTACAGCTTTCTCTATATAGCTATCACTATAACCTCTTATTATAAGTCCATATGCAAGATTGTCATAGACAGTACCACTAAACATAATTGGTCTATCATGGATATAAACAATTCTTCTCCTATACATATCCACAGCATTGGTCTTCCATACATTGACACCATCAACAAGTACCACACCCTTGCTAGGTCTATACAAAAGTGATGCTATCTTCATAAGCGTTGTCTTCCCCGCCCCATTAGCTCCCCTAAGAATAACTATCTCCCTAGGGTTAAATGCTATGGTTATACCCTTAACAACCCAGTTCCCCATATCTTCATATCTATACCATACATCGATAAGTCTAATCATCTCTCCATAC
Above is a genomic segment from Ignisphaera aggregans DSM 17230 containing:
- a CDS encoding Radical SAM domain protein (COGs: COG1180 Pyruvate-formate lyase-activating enzyme~InterPro IPR007197~KEGG: cma:Cmaq_0539 radical SAM domain-containing protein~PFAM: Radical SAM domain protein~SPTR: A8MC77 Radical SAM domain protein~PFAM: Radical SAM superfamily), translating into MPKEAMLYRVIDESKKLVECSACPRRCKLLDNQYGFCGIRWNFDGKLYLVSHGLAIAVAIDPIEKKPLYQFNPGSMVFSMSTTGCSWGCVFCQNWDISQRRVIAGWKLEPELAVKLATAYGAQGITYTYNEPVVFIEYAYDVGILARKEGLFNTMVTNGYMTDETIDLVVKFMDAATVDLKGHGDRDVARKLSLVPDIEPVFQAIVELKRRGVYVEITDLVIPRYGDDLEKARKLARWVVENLGPETPIHFLRFHPDYKLLDIPSTSVKVLEKHAAIAKEEGLHYVYLGNVPGHELENTYCPRCGKLLIRRMGFDIVEVNLRDDMSCPYCGYKVNIVGRIHPTYKLDRFAYIPLEVYTEFIHIPSNKVREFVIGKKQGGS
- a CDS encoding ABC transporter related (COGs: COG1122 ABC-type cobalt transport system ATPase component~InterPro IPR003439:IPR003593~KEGG: hbu:Hbut_0333 ABC transporter~PFAM: ABC transporter related~SMART: AAA ATPase~SPTR: A2BJP4 Predicted ABC transporter~PFAM: ABC transporter), coding for MIRLIDVWYRYEDMGNWVVKGITIAFNPREIVILRGANGAGKTTLMKIASLLYRPSKGVVLVDGVNVWKTNAVDMYRRRIVYIHDRPIMFSGTVYDNLAYGLIIRGYSDSYIEKAVNDIAELLGIKSLLQEKAKNLSMGQKQLIAIGRALVLEPEMMFIDEPFTNLDREKRNRVIEILNSYKLKGRGIVIATHLYESIERLDIDRTIYIDNGVLISEDRYSLE